A section of the Candidatus Omnitrophota bacterium genome encodes:
- a CDS encoding Rne/Rng family ribonuclease — MGRRKRRKSQKKTGKEIFINVTPVEKRAAIVEDGELVDFFMEREELEHYAGSIFKGRVTAIVPGIEAAFVDIGMDKNGFLHVSDVVDKESILKEILQDEDEPKMKSRKKGRTHRIEDILKVGDERMVQVVKEAIGTKGPRLTTYISLPGRYTVLTPHDSNIGISRRISDRGERKRIREVLNKVKFLEGMGCIVRTVAEGRSEEELVSELKYLINLWKKVKSRAEKQKAPVMVYEEYGIVLRMIRDIFTEDVTQLVVDSKEEYGRITKFLKSYMPALKKKVKLYKGRTPLFQKYNLEKQLDQIFERKVELKSGGYLIIEQTEGVVVIDVNTGSYVGKKSLEETAYRTNLEAAESIPRQLMLRDKGGIIIIDFIDMDKREHRDKVFHVLQDNLSDDKARINLRSISQFGVVEMTRQRMRKSIESASYVECPYCGGKGVVKSVQTIAIETVRKIERVLAESSKRRKHVVAVTHPDIHEVLVKDQAKMLSDIQRRNKCRVEIREDSSFHIEDVIVEER, encoded by the coding sequence ATGGGAAGAAGAAAGAGGCGCAAAAGCCAGAAAAAGACAGGAAAGGAAATATTCATCAACGTAACTCCCGTTGAAAAACGCGCGGCGATCGTTGAGGACGGAGAGCTGGTCGACTTTTTCATGGAGAGGGAGGAGCTGGAGCATTATGCCGGAAGCATATTCAAGGGCAGGGTCACCGCGATCGTTCCGGGTATCGAAGCCGCGTTCGTGGATATTGGCATGGACAAGAACGGTTTTCTGCATGTGAGTGATGTCGTGGATAAGGAGTCGATCCTTAAAGAGATATTACAGGATGAGGACGAACCCAAGATGAAGTCGAGGAAGAAGGGCCGCACACACAGGATAGAAGATATTCTGAAGGTCGGGGATGAAAGGATGGTGCAGGTCGTCAAGGAGGCCATCGGCACAAAAGGTCCACGTCTTACGACGTATATCAGCCTTCCGGGCAGGTATACTGTTCTCACTCCACATGATTCGAACATAGGCATATCACGCCGTATAAGCGACCGTGGTGAAAGAAAGCGGATACGCGAGGTCCTCAACAAGGTCAAGTTCCTCGAAGGTATGGGTTGTATCGTGCGGACAGTAGCCGAGGGCAGGTCTGAAGAGGAGCTGGTTAGCGAACTTAAATACTTGATCAACCTCTGGAAGAAGGTCAAGTCGCGCGCTGAGAAGCAGAAGGCGCCGGTAATGGTCTATGAAGAATACGGTATAGTCCTGCGCATGATAAGGGATATATTCACTGAAGATGTCACGCAGCTTGTCGTCGATTCCAAGGAAGAATACGGGAGGATAACCAAGTTCCTCAAATCGTACATGCCTGCGCTCAAGAAGAAAGTTAAACTTTACAAGGGCCGCACTCCGCTGTTCCAGAAATACAATTTGGAGAAACAGCTGGACCAGATCTTCGAGAGGAAGGTTGAGCTTAAAAGCGGCGGGTACCTTATCATAGAACAGACCGAAGGAGTTGTGGTTATTGATGTCAATACCGGCAGCTATGTTGGCAAGAAAAGCCTTGAGGAGACGGCCTACAGGACTAATTTGGAAGCGGCCGAATCCATTCCCAGACAACTCATGTTAAGGGATAAAGGCGGCATTATCATAATTGATTTTATCGACATGGATAAAAGAGAGCACAGGGACAAGGTCTTCCACGTTCTTCAGGACAACCTCAGCGACGACAAGGCCCGGATCAACTTAAGGAGCATATCCCAGTTCGGCGTAGTCGAGATGACAAGACAAAGAATGCGTAAAAGCATAGAAAGCGCCTCTTATGTTGAGTGCCCCTATTGCGGGGGCAAAGGTGTTGTCAAGAGCGTTCAGACAATTGCCATAGAAACCGTGCGCAAAATAGAGAGGGTGCTCGCCGAGAGCAGCAAAAGAAGAAAACATGTCGTTGCCGTTACCCATCCGGATATACACGAGGTTCTTGTCAAGGATCAAGCGAAAATGCTCAGTGACATTCAGCGCAGGAACAAATGCAGGGTAGAGATCCGGGAGGACAGTTCATTCCACATAGAGGACGTGATAGTGGAGGAACGTTAG
- a CDS encoding DUF2344 domain-containing protein, giving the protein MANPDTVKYEAVYSKKGDSVFISHLDVMTLFRRAIRRVSLPFVLTKGFTPRVRISMPEALKLGKESDNEKMAFWLEEEREPGVLMDEVNSQLPEGIRIRGIKRI; this is encoded by the coding sequence ATGGCAAATCCCGATACTGTAAAATACGAAGCTGTATACTCAAAAAAAGGGGACAGCGTTTTCATTTCACATCTCGATGTCATGACCCTTTTCAGGAGGGCCATACGAAGGGTATCTTTGCCGTTCGTTCTCACGAAGGGGTTTACGCCCAGAGTGAGGATAAGCATGCCCGAGGCCCTCAAGCTCGGAAAGGAAAGCGATAACGAAAAGATGGCCTTCTGGCTGGAGGAAGAAAGGGAGCCCGGGGTTCTTATGGATGAGGTGAATTCCCAGTTACCCGAGGGCATCAGGATACGCGGGATAAAGAGAATCTGA
- the pilO gene encoding type 4a pilus biogenesis protein PilO, translating into MNINSILERARKYANIEQIKEFLSDETMRSYMITGVAAVFIALYLSFAVIPKFTELSRTSRVVNDLNDKIDLVSSRVRRLNQTTKRLEALREEQASYAEQLPVEKDIPKLLEGLASMAKSSKVKILSITPSELRADTKVPGSEKYYKEMPIRITAKSGYHQLGHFVSNLERGKRLIIIKDLSIRNSSGTPRMHDVRIVLNAYVSVEEEEK; encoded by the coding sequence ATGAACATAAATAGTATTCTCGAACGGGCCAGGAAATACGCCAATATAGAGCAGATAAAAGAGTTCCTCAGTGACGAGACCATGAGGAGCTATATGATCACCGGAGTGGCTGCTGTTTTTATCGCTTTGTATCTCTCGTTCGCCGTTATACCCAAATTCACTGAGTTGTCAAGAACCTCACGGGTGGTGAACGACCTGAACGACAAGATAGATCTGGTCAGCAGCCGTGTGAGGCGTCTTAACCAGACCACGAAAAGGCTGGAGGCGCTACGCGAAGAGCAGGCCAGTTATGCCGAGCAGCTCCCGGTCGAAAAAGACATCCCGAAACTGCTTGAAGGGCTGGCCAGTATGGCAAAATCATCCAAGGTAAAGATACTCAGCATAACTCCTTCAGAACTCAGGGCAGATACAAAGGTTCCTGGATCCGAGAAATACTACAAGGAAATGCCGATAAGGATCACCGCCAAAAGCGGTTATCATCAGCTTGGACATTTTGTCAGTAATCTTGAAAGAGGCAAGAGGCTGATCATCATAAAAGACCTCAGCATAAGGAATAGTTCCGGTACTCCCAGGATGCATGATGTCAGGATAGTGCTTAATGCTTATGTTTCAGTTGAAGAAGAAGAAAAATAA
- the pilM gene encoding type IV pilus assembly protein PilM yields the protein MFYILYLTGVERYLFQKMIKFGIKVEETVGLDIGSYAIKAVSVKKEGENNILTAYNIKKIPFGAKESDTKQLIAETFDEIDLHPEEVNLGFSGPSVIVRFIDLPKMNKEQLASALNFEAEKYIPFNVNEVVMDFIMLGDSPEAGKMRVLLAAAKKDLVESKVRLLEELGMHINILDIDSLAMFNAFMASNPVEETGSAFFHSGHSQTDMLITVGKEPCFMRQVQIGGRDIYKAISKDMDIPAEKAEELLLGPEAGDREAVERAAQSILDDIVREMQLSFGYFENRYGASVSNVYCSGGMMFQENIVKYLASKTGFELKTWNPVEGMQLADHILKEDVDRVASQLAVSIGLALRS from the coding sequence ATGTTTTATATATTGTATCTCACAGGGGTAGAGCGCTACCTATTCCAAAAAATGATAAAATTCGGAATCAAAGTAGAAGAAACGGTCGGGCTTGATATAGGCAGTTATGCTATAAAAGCTGTTTCTGTCAAAAAAGAGGGCGAGAACAATATTCTGACCGCTTACAACATCAAGAAGATACCTTTCGGCGCAAAAGAATCAGACACCAAACAGCTCATCGCGGAAACCTTCGACGAAATAGACCTGCATCCGGAAGAAGTCAATCTGGGTTTTTCCGGACCCAGCGTGATAGTAAGATTCATAGATCTTCCCAAAATGAACAAGGAACAACTTGCCAGCGCGCTTAATTTCGAGGCTGAGAAGTATATACCGTTCAATGTCAATGAAGTGGTAATGGATTTTATCATGCTCGGTGATTCTCCCGAAGCTGGCAAGATGAGGGTTCTCCTTGCAGCAGCAAAAAAAGACCTGGTTGAATCCAAGGTAAGACTTCTGGAAGAACTGGGTATGCATATAAATATACTGGATATAGACTCTCTTGCCATGTTCAACGCTTTCATGGCCTCGAACCCGGTGGAGGAGACCGGAAGCGCTTTTTTTCATTCCGGTCATTCCCAGACGGATATGTTAATAACCGTTGGGAAGGAGCCCTGTTTCATGAGACAGGTCCAGATAGGCGGAAGAGATATATATAAAGCGATTTCCAAGGACATGGATATCCCGGCAGAGAAAGCCGAAGAGTTGCTTCTTGGTCCCGAAGCGGGGGATCGTGAAGCCGTCGAGCGGGCCGCGCAGTCCATCCTTGACGACATAGTGAGGGAGATGCAGCTTTCTTTCGGGTATTTTGAGAACAGGTACGGCGCCTCTGTGAGCAATGTTTATTGTTCCGGGGGCATGATGTTCCAGGAGAACATAGTAAAATACCTTGCCAGCAAGACAGGATTTGAACTTAAAACGTGGAACCCGGTCGAAGGGATGCAATTAGCCGACCATATACTCAAGGAAGATGTGGACAGAGTGGCATCCCAGCTTGCCGTAAGTATCGGGCTTGCGCTGAGGAGCTGA
- a CDS encoding tetratricopeptide repeat protein, translating into MNPKNYLSPRIQQNILVGLVLFSAVLVCYSAVVNAGFVWDDEFLIERNPLLRAPLWAMQMFSQDIVNSGFTYTNYYRPLQMLSYAFDYRIGGLDPAVFHVTNIILHFLNSLVAFCLVQNLTGRRPVALLTGFIFAVNPLQVGSVSYISGRADLLFFLFGFLSLWSFAVFRRRKDHVYLVAAAFFLCASFFSKEAALAFPFLCLFMDLVFFRREYGFNPLYHVPNFTVMGAWALIHRAVSGGGYGFLFTGWENIAEGALNALKIGADLLVLGIIPYSLGMRRSLLRAGEYWPLALILLAAASAALLLLRDRRRILVFSAGFSVIALIPFLVASGPFNVYAEHWMYVPGFGIFLFISSVAVRLYSSARVLGKTLIFLLLYAVFVLYPARTLMQNRYWIDDASLSEQVLDRSGRDLTALHYKAVSLLESGKKIKSLDAIRNITQDHFENARAWYLRGRLFLAAGRIEEAETDFGKALELHPDYDNAYFGLALASLAENREKEGMEYISRTLQINPKHPEAIRFLTMAFSRSGDPEKALRVAEMARDTYPYDYRIQMSLARAYTRLGKLQEAAMVYLDVVKLYPAEPAPYYELGYIFYKSGLNEDALNWLKKAVMADADYKPAKELIRKIYTGQNV; encoded by the coding sequence ATGAATCCGAAAAATTATTTATCACCACGGATCCAGCAGAATATTCTTGTAGGGCTTGTCCTTTTTTCGGCGGTCTTGGTATGTTATTCGGCCGTTGTTAATGCTGGATTCGTCTGGGACGATGAATTCCTGATCGAGAGAAACCCTCTTTTGAGGGCGCCGTTGTGGGCAATGCAGATGTTCAGCCAGGACATCGTTAATTCCGGCTTCACTTACACCAATTACTACAGGCCCTTGCAGATGCTCAGCTATGCTTTTGATTACCGCATCGGAGGCCTGGACCCGGCGGTATTTCATGTTACCAACATCATCCTGCATTTTCTCAACAGCCTTGTTGCATTCTGCCTTGTGCAGAACCTCACCGGCAGAAGGCCGGTAGCGCTGCTGACCGGTTTCATTTTCGCTGTTAATCCCCTCCAGGTGGGAAGTGTCTCATATATCTCGGGCAGGGCGGACCTTCTTTTCTTTCTTTTCGGTTTTCTTTCCCTGTGGTCATTTGCGGTTTTCAGACGTAGAAAAGATCATGTCTATCTTGTAGCCGCCGCGTTTTTCCTGTGTGCGTCGTTCTTTAGCAAGGAAGCGGCTTTAGCGTTCCCTTTCTTATGTTTATTCATGGACCTGGTCTTTTTCAGGAGAGAATACGGCTTCAACCCCTTATATCATGTTCCTAACTTCACTGTTATGGGCGCATGGGCCCTTATCCACCGTGCGGTTTCGGGCGGGGGGTATGGTTTCCTCTTCACCGGATGGGAAAATATCGCCGAGGGGGCACTAAATGCGCTCAAGATAGGGGCGGACCTTCTGGTTCTGGGCATAATACCTTATTCCCTGGGGATGAGGCGCTCACTTTTACGGGCTGGTGAGTACTGGCCCCTGGCGCTTATACTGCTGGCTGCCGCTAGCGCGGCGCTACTTTTGCTGAGGGACAGGCGGCGGATACTGGTTTTCTCTGCGGGTTTTTCCGTGATCGCGCTTATTCCTTTTCTAGTAGCATCAGGCCCCTTTAATGTTTACGCCGAGCATTGGATGTACGTCCCGGGTTTCGGTATTTTTCTTTTTATTTCCTCTGTGGCCGTACGGCTTTATTCTTCGGCGAGGGTTTTGGGAAAAACACTTATATTTCTGCTTCTTTATGCTGTTTTTGTTCTTTATCCCGCGAGAACACTCATGCAGAACCGCTACTGGATAGATGATGCCTCATTAAGCGAGCAGGTTCTGGACCGTTCGGGGCGGGATCTTACGGCGCTCCATTATAAAGCTGTCTCTCTTCTTGAAAGCGGCAAGAAGATCAAGTCCCTGGATGCCATTAGAAACATCACTCAGGATCACTTCGAAAACGCCAGGGCCTGGTATCTGCGGGGGAGACTTTTCCTTGCGGCGGGTCGGATCGAAGAAGCTGAAACTGATTTCGGAAAAGCGCTTGAACTGCATCCGGATTATGATAACGCTTATTTCGGGCTTGCCTTAGCTTCTCTTGCCGAGAACAGGGAAAAAGAGGGCATGGAGTATATCAGCCGGACGCTCCAGATAAACCCGAAGCATCCGGAAGCTATCAGGTTCCTGACCATGGCTTTTTCCAGGTCAGGCGATCCGGAAAAAGCTCTTAGAGTCGCTGAAATGGCACGGGACACCTATCCTTATGATTACCGGATACAGATGAGCCTGGCCAGAGCATATACCCGTCTCGGAAAGTTGCAGGAAGCGGCGATGGTGTATCTGGATGTGGTGAAATTATATCCGGCAGAACCGGCGCCTTACTATGAACTGGGTTATATATTTTACAAAAGTGGGCTGAATGAGGATGCTTTGAACTGGCTGAAGAAAGCGGTTATGGCCGATGCGGATTACAAGCCGGCAAAGGAGCTTATCAGGAAAATATACACCGGCCAAAACGTATAG
- a CDS encoding prepilin-type N-terminal cleavage/methylation domain-containing protein, whose amino-acid sequence MFTSGKVTGTRGFTLVEILIVIAVIGLISAVAFPQFIKARTTAGKNICISNLKKIGESKEIWAVWEGGGSADTPSWSDLVPDYLKKTPVCPLGGTYSINRVDTDPTCTIEGHEITS is encoded by the coding sequence ATGTTTACTTCAGGTAAGGTAACAGGAACTAGGGGCTTTACTCTAGTGGAGATACTGATCGTGATAGCGGTCATAGGTCTTATATCCGCGGTGGCTTTTCCGCAGTTCATCAAGGCCAGGACCACCGCGGGAAAGAATATCTGTATATCGAATCTAAAGAAGATCGGTGAAAGCAAGGAGATATGGGCAGTTTGGGAGGGTGGTGGCAGCGCGGATACCCCAAGCTGGTCTGACCTTGTCCCCGATTATCTGAAAAAAACCCCTGTTTGTCCCCTGGGAGGGACTTATTCAATTAACCGGGTGGACACAGATCCTACATGTACTATAGAGGGTCACGAGATCACTTCCTAA
- a CDS encoding prepilin-type N-terminal cleavage/methylation domain-containing protein, which produces MKLRRLMGKGGFTLVEIMIVVAIIGLLAAVAIPNFVKARENAQKNACIANLKQIEGAKTLWALDSNAGSTATPTWTNLVSDYIKTTPSCPAGGTYSINDVSSNPTCTENGHTLPTTS; this is translated from the coding sequence ATGAAGCTGAGACGATTAATGGGTAAAGGTGGTTTTACGCTTGTTGAAATCATGATCGTTGTAGCAATAATAGGTTTATTGGCGGCGGTAGCCATCCCCAATTTCGTGAAGGCGAGAGAGAACGCACAGAAGAATGCCTGTATAGCCAACCTGAAGCAGATAGAAGGCGCTAAAACGCTTTGGGCGCTCGACAGCAATGCCGGCAGTACGGCTACTCCTACGTGGACTAATCTTGTGAGTGACTATATCAAGACCACGCCTTCATGTCCTGCGGGTGGTACTTATTCGATAAACGACGTGTCCAGTAACCCGACTTGTACGGAAAACGGACATACTTTACCAACTACAAGTTGA
- a CDS encoding type II secretion system F family protein: protein MPKFAYVAKDKEGHTIKGDVEAPDKKQALGILRKKEFLILKLEPLRERAKFFSLSFRRGVKVTGDELAGFARQMATLIESGIPVVTAIDILGEQSQNEGFRQTLRAVRDSVNTGLSLSDAMKKHPGVFPPLLVSMIRAGETSGMLDVVLDRVATYMEKTNALQKKIKSALIYPAVIVLMAVVITLVMILKVIPVFKDIFAGFGAELPGPTQFLIDLSDFVRGNVVLFLIIVVSVVIVIKWYFSTPKGHMLMDKLKLRLPIIGSLFRQVAISKFTRTLSTLLKSGVPILGALDIVGETSGNVVVENAVGKVRDSVREGENIAPPMERSGIFPTMVTRMVSVGEKSGELEKMLTKIADSYDEQVDTAVDGLTSLLEPLIIAFLGIVIGGIVFCMFLPIFKISQIVNM from the coding sequence ATGCCGAAATTTGCCTATGTAGCTAAAGATAAAGAGGGCCATACGATAAAAGGAGATGTTGAAGCTCCGGATAAAAAACAGGCCCTTGGTATATTGAGAAAGAAAGAGTTTCTGATACTCAAGCTTGAGCCCCTCAGAGAGAGGGCAAAATTCTTTTCCTTGAGTTTCCGCAGGGGGGTCAAGGTCACCGGGGACGAACTTGCCGGGTTTGCCAGACAGATGGCGACTTTGATAGAGTCGGGCATACCGGTCGTTACCGCCATAGATATTCTCGGAGAGCAGTCCCAGAACGAGGGTTTTCGCCAAACGCTCAGGGCGGTAAGGGATTCGGTGAATACCGGTCTTAGCCTTTCCGACGCGATGAAAAAACATCCCGGGGTCTTTCCGCCGCTCTTAGTGAGCATGATACGGGCCGGGGAGACCAGCGGTATGCTCGACGTGGTTCTTGACAGGGTAGCCACATATATGGAAAAAACGAACGCCCTGCAGAAAAAGATAAAATCCGCCCTCATCTATCCGGCGGTCATCGTTCTGATGGCGGTCGTCATAACCCTTGTCATGATACTCAAGGTGATCCCGGTGTTCAAGGATATCTTCGCCGGGTTCGGCGCGGAACTGCCCGGTCCCACACAGTTCCTTATAGACCTGAGCGATTTTGTAAGGGGCAATGTAGTGCTCTTTCTTATCATAGTCGTCAGTGTGGTCATTGTCATCAAGTGGTATTTCAGTACGCCTAAGGGGCATATGTTGATGGACAAGCTGAAGCTCAGGCTTCCTATAATAGGGAGTCTCTTCCGCCAGGTCGCTATTAGTAAGTTCACCCGCACACTGAGTACGCTATTAAAGAGCGGCGTTCCGATACTCGGAGCTCTGGATATCGTTGGTGAAACCTCAGGCAACGTGGTCGTCGAGAATGCCGTCGGCAAGGTAAGGGACAGCGTCAGGGAAGGGGAGAACATAGCTCCTCCCATGGAAAGAAGCGGCATTTTCCCCACAATGGTGACCAGAATGGTCTCGGTCGGCGAGAAAAGCGGCGAACTGGAGAAGATGCTTACCAAGATAGCCGATTCATATGACGAGCAGGTGGATACCGCGGTCGACGGTCTTACCAGTTTGCTCGAACCATTAATAATAGCTTTTCTGGGTATTGTTATTGGCGGGATCGTCTTCTGTATGTTCCTTCCTATATTCAAGATCTCGCAGATAGTGAATATGTGA
- a CDS encoding type II secretion system protein GspE, translating to MSAQLTIREKIIDALKESGLIEQKKLDSLIKESGQGGERDIVKKLISGEIIDEDHLLPLLSQALGIPSIDMSRVNLDKESMSLIPEKVMRRHGFIPISRIGKQLTLAVSDPTDILAIDDVKVLTKCDVEIVLASRKDLQEALKSYYGEAEEDFSEIIKEEEAGTDVELVGDIDSFDVQEITKKSEAAPIVKIVGLIISEAIKKRASDIHIEPLERSLRVRYRIDGVLHEEFDLPKKNQNAIIARLKIMSKMDITETRVPQDGRFRIQLEGKEIDFRVSVLPLTSGNKIVLRALDKSNLSLGLDTLGFLPGPLADFKEAISRPFGIILVTGPTGSGKSTTLYSILNELNVPERNIVTIEDPVEYQVQGLTQMATHEDIGLDFATGLRSMLRQSPDVIMVGEIRDFETADIAIKASLTGQLVFSTLHTNDAVGAITRLENMGVEPFLISSSLIMTCAQRLMRRICPNCKVAADIPKEVIEDIREKYPEAREVDTFYKGKGCGKCNHTGYRGRMGTLETVLVDDTIRDMIHKKRSEEEIKEHLRSKGVKALRGNAMIKFIRGDTTLEEVLRIT from the coding sequence ATGTCTGCACAGCTAACCATACGCGAGAAAATAATCGACGCTTTGAAGGAGAGCGGTCTCATAGAACAGAAGAAGCTTGACTCGCTCATCAAAGAGAGCGGTCAGGGAGGGGAAAGGGATATCGTCAAGAAACTCATTAGCGGAGAGATCATCGATGAAGACCATCTTCTGCCGCTTTTAAGTCAAGCGCTGGGAATACCGTCTATCGATATGTCCAGGGTCAATCTGGACAAGGAATCGATGAGCCTTATCCCCGAAAAAGTGATGAGGCGACACGGTTTCATACCGATCTCCCGTATAGGTAAACAGCTCACCCTGGCGGTTTCTGATCCCACGGATATTCTTGCCATAGATGACGTAAAGGTGCTTACCAAATGTGATGTCGAGATAGTACTCGCTTCAAGAAAGGACCTGCAAGAAGCGCTTAAATCTTATTACGGAGAGGCCGAGGAGGACTTCTCGGAGATAATCAAGGAAGAGGAAGCCGGGACGGATGTCGAGCTCGTGGGGGATATCGACAGTTTTGACGTTCAGGAGATCACCAAAAAGAGTGAGGCGGCCCCTATAGTCAAGATAGTGGGGCTTATTATCAGTGAAGCCATCAAGAAAAGGGCGAGTGACATACATATCGAACCGCTCGAAAGGTCCCTCCGGGTAAGGTACCGCATAGACGGGGTGCTGCACGAGGAGTTCGATCTTCCCAAAAAGAACCAGAATGCCATAATAGCGCGTCTCAAGATAATGTCCAAAATGGATATAACCGAGACCAGGGTGCCACAGGACGGCAGGTTCAGGATACAGCTTGAAGGGAAGGAAATAGACTTCCGGGTTTCCGTTCTTCCCCTGACAAGCGGCAATAAGATCGTCCTGAGGGCGCTTGACAAGAGCAACCTTTCGCTGGGGCTTGATACCCTTGGCTTTTTGCCCGGCCCCCTTGCGGATTTCAAGGAAGCGATATCCCGCCCCTTCGGTATAATACTCGTTACCGGTCCCACCGGAAGCGGTAAGTCCACGACGCTTTATTCGATACTTAATGAATTGAACGTTCCCGAACGCAACATCGTAACCATAGAGGACCCCGTCGAATATCAGGTGCAGGGACTTACGCAGATGGCGACACACGAAGATATAGGGCTTGATTTCGCCACAGGCCTGAGATCCATGCTCAGGCAGAGTCCGGATGTCATCATGGTCGGTGAGATAAGGGATTTTGAAACGGCGGATATCGCCATAAAAGCTTCCCTGACAGGGCAGCTGGTTTTCAGCACACTACATACCAACGACGCGGTGGGAGCGATAACTCGTCTTGAGAATATGGGGGTGGAACCCTTCCTCATATCTTCCAGCCTTATCATGACCTGCGCTCAGAGGCTTATGAGGAGGATATGCCCCAACTGCAAGGTCGCCGCCGACATTCCCAAGGAAGTAATAGAGGATATTCGCGAGAAATATCCGGAGGCCAGGGAAGTGGATACTTTTTATAAGGGCAAGGGATGCGGCAAATGCAACCACACCGGATACAGGGGCCGTATGGGTACCCTTGAAACTGTTCTTGTAGATGATACCATACGGGATATGATACACAAGAAGCGCTCCGAAGAGGAAATAAAGGAGCATTTGCGTTCAAAGGGAGTGAAGGCCTTAAGGGGTAACGCCATGATTAAGTTCATAAGAGGCGACACCACTCTTGAAGAGGTATTGAGAATAACATGA